One segment of Eschrichtius robustus isolate mEscRob2 chromosome 3, mEscRob2.pri, whole genome shotgun sequence DNA contains the following:
- the PRMT6 gene encoding protein arginine N-methyltransferase 6, translated as MSQPKRRKLESGGGGEGGEGTEEEDGGELEVALPRPRRTRRERDQLYYQCYSDVSVHEEMIADRVRTDAYRLGILRNWAALRGKTVLDVGAGTGILSIFCAQAGARRVYAVEASDIWQQAREVVRLNGLEDRVHVLPGPVETVELPEQVDAIVSEWMGCGLLHESMLSSVLHARTKWLKEGGLLLPASAELFVAPISDQMLELRLSFWSQMKQLYGVDMSCLESFATRCLMGHSEIVVQGLSGEDVLARPQCFAQLELARAGLEQELEAGVGGRFRFSCYGSAHMHGFAIWFQVTFPGGDSEKPLVLSTSPFHPVTHWKQALLYLNEPVQVEQDTDVSGEITLLPSQDNHRHLRVLLRYKVGDQEEKTKDFAMED; from the coding sequence ATGTCGCAGCCCAAGAGAAGAAAGCTTGAGTCGGGGGGCGGCGGCGAAGGAGGGGAGGGAACTGAAGAGGAAGATGGCGGAGAGCTGGAGGTGGCCCTGCCACGACCCCGGAGGACTAGGCGGGAGCGGGACCAGCTGTACTACCAGTGCTACTCGGATGTATCGGTCCACGAGGAGATGATTGCCGACCGCGTCCGCACCGATGCCTACCGCCTGGGCATCCTGCGGAACTGGGCAGCGCTGCGGGGCAAGACCGTGCTGGACGTGGGCGCGGGCACCGGCATTCTCAGCATCTTCTGTGCCCAGGCCGGGGCCCGGCGCGTGTACGCGGTGGAGGCCAGCGACATCTGGCAACAGGCCCGGGAGGTGGTGCGGCTCAACGGGCTGGAGGACCGGGTGCACGTCCTGCCGGGGCCGGTGGAGACGGTGGAGTTGCCGGAGCAGGTGGATGCCATCGTGAGCGAGTGGATGGGCTGCGGACTCCTGCACGAGTCCATGCTGAGCTCTGTGCTCCACGCGCGGACCAAGTGGCTGAAGGAGGGCGGTCTTCTACTGCCGGCTTCCGCCGAGCTGTTCGTGGCGCCCATCAGCGACCAGATGCTGGAGTTGCGCCTAAGCTTCTGGAGCCAGATGAAGCAGCTCTACGGTGTGGACATGAGCTGCCTGGAGAGCTTCGCCACGCGCTGCCTCATGGGCCACTCAGAAATCGTGGTGCAAGGCCTGTCCGGCGAGGATGTGCTGGCCCGGCCGCAGTGCTTTGCTCAGCTGGAGCTGGCCCGCGCCGGCCTGGAGCAGGAGCtggaggcgggggtgggtgggcgcTTCCGCTTCAGCTGCTACGGCTCGGCTCACATGCACGGCTTTGCCATCTGGTTCCAGGTGACCTTCCCCGGAGGGGACTCGGAGAAACCCCTGGTGCTGTCCACCTCGCCTTTTCACCCAGTCACGCACTGGAAGCAGGCACTCCTCTACCTGAACGAGCCTGTGCAAGTGGAGCAAGATACGGACGTTTCCGGAGAGATCACGCTGCTGCCCTCCCAGGACAACCACCGTCACCTACGCGTGCTGCTGCGCTACAAAGTGGGCGACCAGGAGGAAAAGACCAAAGACTTTGCCATGGAGGACTGA